The proteins below are encoded in one region of Parvicella tangerina:
- a CDS encoding TolC family protein, with the protein MNRCILGILFLVGNIFVIPAQEDLSLSQALEVALSQNYDIRLVNKSVEVNKVQNTWGEAGRYPTVTFSMTQGNSISDQSNNPTSFIQELLMQNSIQGGVNMNWVLFNGFRVNANKQKLERLEQQSEGNAALVVQNTIQGVILAYYQAKLQSEKMVLLKDVLDLSREKWEYAQLKQDFGVALTVDLLQYESAYYTDSTNLLLQELAYKNAIRNLNMLMGVEETRSWKLIDKLEVEYPTYDYNDLKNKMLSNNQTIKNEYINLEVLKQDIRLAKSTMYPVVAFNAGAQASSSSFKIADYPRASGATLNYFANFTLNFTLYDGGKVRRGIEMLEIQNEVNEIQLEQLQNTLSSELLSQYDFYLTRLEVFDLSKEAFKVARKNFDIAKLKENSGLINSFVLRDIEMAYLRAGLAMIEAGYNLIESQTNISRLTGGLVSQ; encoded by the coding sequence ATGAATAGATGTATTCTCGGTATATTATTTTTAGTAGGAAATATTTTTGTTATACCTGCTCAGGAAGACCTTTCCTTGTCCCAGGCGTTAGAAGTGGCGCTGAGTCAGAATTATGACATTCGGTTGGTCAATAAAAGTGTGGAGGTCAACAAGGTGCAGAATACTTGGGGTGAAGCAGGACGTTATCCTACTGTTACTTTTAGCATGACGCAAGGAAATAGTATTTCGGATCAAAGTAATAATCCCACGTCCTTTATTCAAGAACTACTAATGCAGAATAGCATTCAAGGAGGAGTAAATATGAATTGGGTGCTCTTCAACGGGTTTCGTGTAAATGCGAATAAACAAAAGCTAGAGAGACTTGAGCAGCAAAGTGAGGGAAATGCTGCATTGGTTGTTCAAAATACAATTCAGGGAGTAATTCTAGCTTATTATCAGGCGAAGTTGCAAAGTGAAAAGATGGTGCTTCTCAAGGATGTTCTTGACCTTTCAAGAGAGAAGTGGGAGTATGCTCAGTTAAAACAAGATTTTGGTGTTGCATTGACGGTAGATCTTTTACAGTATGAGTCTGCTTACTATACGGATAGTACGAATTTGCTTTTACAGGAACTAGCCTATAAAAATGCTATCCGGAACTTGAATATGCTTATGGGGGTAGAAGAAACAAGAAGTTGGAAACTCATCGATAAATTGGAGGTAGAGTATCCAACTTATGATTACAACGACCTGAAAAATAAAATGTTAAGCAACAATCAGACCATCAAGAATGAATACATAAACCTGGAAGTTCTAAAGCAGGATATTAGATTAGCAAAGTCAACGATGTACCCTGTAGTGGCTTTTAATGCTGGTGCACAGGCGAGTTCAAGTTCTTTTAAAATCGCAGATTATCCAAGGGCAAGTGGCGCAACGTTGAATTACTTTGCCAATTTCACCTTGAACTTTACCCTGTATGATGGCGGAAAGGTGAGAAGAGGAATTGAAATGCTGGAAATTCAGAATGAAGTGAATGAGATTCAACTGGAGCAGCTTCAAAACACATTAAGTTCTGAGTTGTTGTCGCAATATGATTTTTACCTGACAAGGTTAGAAGTGTTTGATCTTTCGAAAGAAGCCTTTAAAGTGGCTAGGAAGAATTTCGACATTGCAAAGCTCAAAGAGAATTCAGGTCTCATTAATTCATTCGTTTTAAGAGATATCGAAATGGCCTATTTGAGAGCTGGACTGGCCATGATTGAAGCTGGATATAATCTGATCGAGTCGCAAACCAATATTTCGAGACTGACAGGAGGATTGGTAAGCCAATAA
- a CDS encoding sigma-70 family RNA polymerase sigma factor, producing MRQLKIAKQVTNRETASLDKYLQEIGRVDLITAQEEVELAQRIKQGDMQALDRLVKANLRFVVSVSKQYQNQGLTLPDLINEGNLGLIKAAQRFDETRGFKFISYAVWWIRQSILQALAEQSRIVRLPLNKIGSINKINKTFSALEQKYGRPPTVEEIAEELDVTIKEVKQSIANGGKHVSMDAPLGDEEGSSSMYDVLINDDNPRPDKELMMESLRKEIERSLSTLTMREADVLRLYFGLGSNHQHTLEEIGEKFDLTRERVRQIKEKAVRRLKHTSRSKLLKSYLG from the coding sequence ATGAGACAACTAAAAATTGCAAAGCAGGTAACGAATCGTGAGACGGCTTCGCTAGACAAATATCTGCAAGAAATAGGAAGAGTAGATTTGATAACCGCTCAAGAGGAGGTTGAATTAGCTCAAAGAATCAAACAAGGAGACATGCAAGCGTTAGATCGGTTAGTAAAAGCTAACCTCAGGTTTGTAGTGTCTGTTTCTAAACAATATCAGAATCAAGGACTTACTTTACCTGATTTGATCAATGAAGGAAATCTCGGGCTAATCAAGGCAGCACAGCGTTTTGATGAAACAAGAGGGTTTAAATTTATCTCTTATGCAGTCTGGTGGATTCGTCAGTCTATTCTGCAGGCGCTTGCTGAACAGTCAAGGATTGTGAGACTTCCGCTAAACAAAATTGGTTCCATTAATAAGATCAATAAAACTTTTTCTGCTTTAGAACAGAAATATGGTCGTCCACCTACTGTTGAAGAAATTGCAGAAGAACTTGATGTAACCATAAAAGAGGTAAAGCAGTCAATCGCAAATGGAGGAAAGCACGTGAGTATGGATGCTCCTCTCGGAGATGAAGAGGGAAGTAGTTCGATGTACGATGTGCTTATTAATGATGATAATCCAAGACCTGACAAGGAATTGATGATGGAGTCACTTAGAAAGGAAATTGAGCGATCATTGAGTACCTTGACCATGAGAGAGGCAGATGTGTTAAGATTATACTTCGGTTTGGGAAGTAATCATCAACATACGTTGGAAGAGATTGGTGAAAAGTTCGATCTTACGAGAGAAAGAGTTAGACAGATCAAGGAAAAAGCAGTGAGGAGATTAAAACATACTTCTCGCAGTAAATTGCTGAAATCTTACCTCGGATAA
- the rpe gene encoding ribulose-phosphate 3-epimerase: MAHLIAPSLLASDFANLQRECEMLNDSEADWFHLDVMDGMFVPNISFGIPVIDFINKHAKKTLDVHLMIEQPDRYIKQFKSVGADILTVHYEACTHLHRTLQAIEQEGMERGVALNPHTSVELLEPVLEHIDLVLIMSVNPGFGGQKFIEGTYRKVERLRTMIDSRGLETKIEIDGGVTASNARKLIDAGANALVAGSFVFKSDDPKRTISELKNC, encoded by the coding sequence ATGGCTCATTTAATAGCACCTTCTTTATTGGCGAGTGATTTCGCTAACCTGCAGCGTGAGTGCGAAATGCTCAATGATAGTGAAGCAGATTGGTTTCACCTGGATGTAATGGACGGGATGTTCGTTCCAAATATAAGTTTCGGTATTCCAGTTATTGATTTCATTAATAAACATGCAAAGAAGACGCTGGATGTACATTTAATGATTGAGCAACCAGATAGATATATTAAGCAATTTAAGTCTGTAGGAGCTGATATCCTGACAGTTCACTATGAAGCTTGTACGCATTTGCATCGCACTCTGCAAGCGATTGAACAAGAAGGAATGGAAAGGGGAGTAGCCTTAAACCCTCACACAAGTGTTGAGTTGCTCGAGCCGGTACTAGAGCATATTGACCTGGTTTTGATCATGTCTGTTAACCCAGGATTTGGAGGCCAAAAGTTTATTGAAGGAACTTATCGAAAAGTGGAAAGACTGAGAACAATGATTGATTCAAGAGGATTAGAGACGAAAATCGAAATTGACGGTGGTGTTACTGCATCAAATGCCAGAAAATTGATCGATGCTGGGGCTAATGCATTGGTTGCTGGTAGTTTTGTTTTTAAATCTGATGACCCCAAGAGAACAATAAGTGAGTTAAAGAATTGCTAG
- a CDS encoding SUMF1/EgtB/PvdO family nonheme iron enzyme — translation MKMTGKNVVVVGLSTILLASCTYEKSRVTGWDYNNPMNGGFEKKPYEEQETGPGLILIEGGTFTMGQVEQDVMYEHHNTPRRVTVSSFYLDETEVTNHHWCEYLYWIDRTFSPDYTQIYKKALPDTLVWREKLAYNEPYVDYYLRHPSYRDYPVVGVSWVQANDFCQWRTDRVNEYILIREGILIMNPMQQNEPFTTDSYLTGQYDASTNPAGQMPDLDPSMGGFDPTTGKFKSKDMATRIVRMEDGILLPRYRLPTEAEWEFAAYGLIGNTVDERIVERRIYPWNGHWVRNADDKWQGDMMANFVRGAGDYMGVSGHLNDNADVTAPVYSYWPNDYGLYNMAGNVSEWVMDVYRPQSSEDFDEFRPFRGNVFTTKTLKSDGSFANKYEETIYDLAGMKQYLEEFKQARFETTPNKTYGYVQKNRMDSIEMFLIKEIEYIFADAQKMLDRKQEIEASIKIKTIFDDLFEDFNSRVQNRDLDSVSFGPDWMEWGDYEVEIIPMLRVGLSEFEINTPGNVQEREVTAEENINRRNYKVADNIDYLDGDLKSSIYYPGADYNDPSTQFGPGKLNEDWAMYQAGLEPSTSTQPTTLITDKTRVYKGASWRDRAYFMNPGTRRFLDEDLSTAYLGFRCAMDRVGSPTGLGSKRN, via the coding sequence ATGAAGATGACCGGTAAAAATGTAGTTGTTGTTGGATTATCGACCATCCTTCTTGCTTCTTGTACGTACGAGAAATCAAGGGTAACTGGGTGGGATTACAACAATCCGATGAATGGTGGTTTTGAGAAAAAACCATACGAAGAACAGGAAACAGGTCCTGGTCTTATCCTTATTGAAGGTGGGACATTTACAATGGGACAAGTAGAGCAAGATGTGATGTATGAACATCACAATACTCCTAGAAGAGTAACTGTTTCTTCTTTCTATTTAGATGAAACTGAGGTAACTAATCACCATTGGTGCGAGTACCTATACTGGATTGACAGGACATTCTCTCCTGATTATACCCAGATCTATAAGAAAGCGCTTCCAGACACCTTAGTGTGGAGGGAGAAATTAGCGTATAACGAACCTTATGTAGATTACTACTTAAGACACCCATCCTACAGGGATTATCCTGTGGTTGGTGTGAGCTGGGTTCAGGCTAATGATTTTTGTCAGTGGAGAACGGACCGTGTAAACGAGTACATTTTGATTCGTGAGGGAATTTTGATTATGAACCCTATGCAGCAAAATGAGCCTTTTACTACTGATTCATACTTAACTGGTCAATATGATGCAAGTACTAACCCAGCTGGTCAGATGCCTGATTTAGACCCTTCCATGGGTGGATTTGATCCTACCACAGGAAAATTCAAGTCGAAGGATATGGCGACAAGGATCGTAAGAATGGAGGATGGAATCCTTCTTCCAAGATACCGTTTACCAACTGAAGCAGAATGGGAGTTTGCCGCTTATGGTCTTATCGGAAACACGGTTGATGAGCGTATTGTAGAAAGAAGAATTTATCCTTGGAACGGTCACTGGGTACGAAACGCAGATGATAAGTGGCAGGGAGATATGATGGCTAACTTTGTTAGAGGCGCAGGTGATTACATGGGTGTATCCGGTCATTTGAATGATAACGCTGATGTTACCGCTCCGGTTTACTCTTACTGGCCAAACGACTACGGTTTATACAATATGGCTGGAAACGTTTCAGAATGGGTGATGGATGTTTATCGTCCACAGTCTTCAGAAGACTTTGATGAATTCAGACCGTTTAGAGGAAATGTGTTTACTACCAAGACTCTGAAAAGTGATGGTTCATTCGCTAATAAGTATGAGGAAACGATCTACGACCTGGCTGGAATGAAGCAGTATTTAGAAGAGTTCAAACAAGCTAGGTTTGAGACTACTCCGAACAAAACGTATGGTTATGTTCAGAAGAACAGAATGGATTCTATCGAAATGTTCTTGATCAAGGAGATTGAATACATCTTTGCTGATGCTCAGAAAATGCTTGACAGAAAGCAAGAAATTGAAGCCTCTATTAAGATCAAAACTATTTTTGATGACCTTTTTGAAGACTTTAACTCCAGAGTTCAAAATAGAGACCTTGACTCGGTTAGCTTCGGTCCTGACTGGATGGAATGGGGAGATTACGAAGTAGAGATCATTCCGATGTTAAGAGTGGGACTTTCTGAATTTGAAATCAACACTCCGGGTAATGTGCAGGAAAGAGAAGTTACAGCTGAAGAGAACATTAACAGACGTAACTACAAGGTTGCGGATAACATAGACTATTTGGATGGTGATTTAAAATCTTCTATCTACTACCCTGGTGCGGATTACAATGATCCTTCCACTCAGTTTGGTCCTGGTAAGCTGAATGAAGACTGGGCTATGTATCAAGCAGGTTTAGAACCTTCTACAAGTACGCAGCCTACTACGTTGATCACTGACAAGACCAGAGTTTACAAAGGAGCTTCATGGAGAGACCGAGCTTACTTCATGAATCCAGGAACAAGAAGGTTCCTAGATGAAGATCTTTCTACTGCTTATCTTGGATTTAGATGCGCAATGGATAGAGTTGGATCTCCTACTGGGCTAGGATCTAAAAGAAACTAA
- a CDS encoding PorP/SprF family type IX secretion system membrane protein, whose protein sequence is MRIRQFAYLFSLIGGLLLSAEGNQCKAQDPEFSQFYANPLYLNPAMAGTMRCPRVNLIHRNQWPGISGTYITSVASYDQHIESLSGGLGFMFSSDNAANTLKTNRFSAIYSYQIKVSRKFSIRLGAEATFFQKSLDWSKLQFGDMVDPRRGFVYQSADQPNGDGNVSGIDFSAGFLGFSDKFFFGVSAHHLTEPEESVITGRSPLPMKITGHAGAVIPMAGGASKYTENDVIISPNIMYRMQGTFQQLNMGLYVKKSALVGGVWYRNKDSFIVLLGIQTDVIKIGYSYDVTVSKLTTATGGAHEVTLGINFKCRPKRRTFRTISCPSF, encoded by the coding sequence ATGAGAATTAGACAGTTTGCATACCTATTCTCCCTAATAGGAGGATTGCTGTTGAGTGCTGAAGGGAATCAGTGTAAGGCTCAGGACCCCGAGTTTTCACAATTCTATGCGAATCCTCTCTACTTGAATCCGGCTATGGCTGGTACGATGAGATGTCCAAGAGTAAACTTAATTCATAGAAATCAATGGCCTGGGATATCAGGTACATACATTACTTCTGTAGCTTCTTATGATCAGCATATTGAGTCGCTATCTGGAGGGCTCGGCTTTATGTTTTCCAGTGACAATGCTGCAAATACATTAAAAACTAACCGTTTCAGTGCTATATATTCTTACCAAATCAAAGTTTCTAGGAAATTCTCTATCCGTTTGGGTGCAGAGGCAACCTTTTTCCAGAAGTCATTAGATTGGAGTAAACTTCAATTTGGTGATATGGTAGATCCAAGAAGAGGTTTTGTCTATCAGTCAGCTGATCAACCTAACGGAGATGGTAATGTAAGTGGTATTGATTTCTCGGCCGGCTTTTTAGGATTTAGTGATAAGTTCTTTTTTGGTGTGTCAGCGCATCACCTTACTGAACCAGAAGAATCAGTAATCACAGGAAGATCTCCTCTTCCTATGAAGATAACTGGTCATGCAGGTGCTGTAATCCCAATGGCTGGTGGAGCATCCAAATACACTGAAAACGATGTAATCATTTCTCCGAATATCATGTATAGAATGCAAGGAACTTTCCAGCAGTTGAACATGGGGCTTTATGTCAAGAAAAGTGCATTAGTTGGTGGAGTATGGTATAGAAATAAGGATTCCTTCATTGTGCTTTTAGGAATTCAAACAGATGTGATAAAAATAGGTTATAGTTATGACGTTACGGTTTCAAAATTAACTACGGCAACAGGCGGTGCTCACGAAGTAACCTTGGGCATCAACTTTAAATGTAGACCAAAAAGAAGAACATTTAGAACAATTAGTTGTCCTTCTTTCTAA
- the porU gene encoding type IX secretion system sortase PorU → MNKTYRPLILMVFALLGAFPLISTAQESEIVEKEITYAKVDVETGEGAKEIGFSPISGFWDPTIGLPKLTLSFPTKYNDFSFEVVDVEWTGLSPEEERLVNISNNVDPEDYQESTVTSMNGQRYGVIVLVPLVWDDVNGKWQKMSRVKVEVSSSSSQILRAKSFTSSSVLSSGSGSWYRIGVDKDGLYKIDYTYLQDIGVDVSSLRSDYINIYGNAQGMLSIDNSAPRVDDITVNNILMVDGGDGLFDPGDYMVFYGKGPHTTYLEGGKMRHRSNNFTDTAYYFLNINAGGTPARIGQVAQSTLSATHTTSKFNDFIFLEEDERNLAKSGQEWMGDLFDVQLSNTYSFNVANLSVTDSLDLGVRIGISTPTSVNDAKFTASYNGKSMTVQPSIGSGQGSTSPKARLQYNSMKQSQTSGAIDVSLNFDKDGMPSSRGYLDYIEINAVRNLVMEGSQMEFYYLPSVGAGNVTAYNLSNASNVAYLWEITEPTHPAMINFTPGSTISFKMNSDSLRRFIAFTDNQYFTPTYVGEVNHQNLHGLSAVDMLIITAPEFMSAAQRLAAHHQDEGLTSHIVTQQQIFNEFSSGMRDPVAIRHFLKMFYDRAAGDPNLTPKFCTIIGDCSYDYRNRLSSNSDFVITYESEESMSSATHATDDFYVILDDSEMMRGTDLMDMAVGRIPVRTLGEANDVVDKIIAYSTINSAATDCNNCADNGEGIFGDWRNIVVMVSDDADNNAYFNDVENMYGILSGTHPDLNIEKIHTDAYQETVTPGGERNPDATEAIRTKVERGALLVNYIGHGGELGWAHEEILNVPTIRGWTNSPRLPVFMTATCEFSRYDDHDRVSAGEYVVLNRDGGGIGLFTTTRLVFTTSNRQLARVFYDTVADKVNGAPQYIGDIYKGSKNKFALNYGSSEARKFTYLGDPAVKFALPQHFVVLDSINGIALSNFNDTLKALSKVVIVGHVEDDQGNTLTNFDGFVYPKVYDKISELTTLGNSSGSYPADFEMWKNVIYKGKASVNNGYYRSSFIIPQDISYTYGTGRFSLYAEDGEEDGNGFDETAMIGGINANAPADNEGPSIALFLNNENFVDGGITDATPVLLAKVFDENGVNMVGNGIGHNIEFWIDDASESVILNDYYEADVDTYQSGQVRFQLNELDPGEHTVRFKIWDVYNNSSEETISFTVVEEAEVAIEHLLNYPNPFTTSTEFSFEHNQVCDYLDVQIQVFTISGKLVKSIEERVIADGFRVSGIHWDGRDEFGDKIGIGTYIYKVTVQNEAGAQEEKYEKLFVLN, encoded by the coding sequence ATGAATAAAACATACCGTCCGTTAATTTTAATGGTCTTTGCGCTGCTGGGAGCTTTTCCGCTTATATCCACAGCACAGGAGAGCGAGATCGTAGAGAAGGAAATAACGTATGCTAAAGTTGATGTTGAAACTGGAGAAGGGGCTAAAGAAATCGGTTTTTCCCCAATTTCTGGTTTTTGGGACCCCACGATTGGATTGCCCAAGTTGACGTTGAGTTTTCCTACTAAGTATAACGACTTCTCATTTGAGGTTGTTGATGTAGAATGGACAGGTCTCAGTCCTGAAGAAGAACGTCTTGTCAATATCTCAAACAATGTTGACCCAGAAGATTATCAGGAGAGTACTGTTACTAGCATGAATGGGCAGAGGTATGGAGTGATTGTCTTAGTCCCGTTGGTTTGGGATGATGTCAATGGAAAATGGCAAAAGATGAGCCGAGTTAAAGTAGAGGTTTCCTCTAGTTCATCTCAAATATTAAGAGCGAAAAGTTTTACGTCTTCATCTGTTCTGTCAAGTGGTTCAGGTAGTTGGTATAGAATTGGAGTTGACAAGGATGGTCTTTATAAAATCGACTATACTTATCTCCAAGATATTGGTGTTGATGTTAGTTCCTTAAGATCTGATTATATCAATATTTACGGGAATGCTCAAGGCATGCTGAGTATTGATAACAGCGCTCCTAGAGTTGACGATATTACAGTCAACAACATTCTGATGGTTGATGGTGGTGATGGATTGTTTGATCCTGGTGATTATATGGTGTTTTATGGAAAAGGGCCTCACACGACCTATTTGGAAGGGGGTAAAATGAGGCATCGCTCGAACAATTTTACGGATACCGCTTATTATTTCTTGAACATTAACGCTGGAGGAACGCCAGCTCGAATAGGACAAGTCGCTCAGAGTACGCTTAGTGCTACGCATACAACTTCTAAATTCAATGATTTTATTTTTTTGGAGGAAGATGAAAGAAACTTGGCAAAGTCTGGTCAGGAATGGATGGGAGATCTCTTTGATGTGCAATTGAGCAATACTTACTCGTTTAATGTCGCCAACCTCTCTGTAACTGATTCTTTGGATTTAGGCGTGAGAATCGGAATTAGTACTCCTACTTCTGTGAATGACGCAAAATTTACAGCTTCTTACAATGGAAAATCGATGACCGTGCAGCCTTCTATCGGTTCAGGACAGGGAAGTACGAGTCCTAAGGCAAGATTACAATACAATTCAATGAAGCAATCTCAGACCTCTGGGGCAATCGATGTAAGCTTAAATTTTGATAAGGACGGAATGCCATCATCGAGAGGATATTTGGATTACATTGAGATCAATGCTGTTCGGAATCTCGTGATGGAGGGAAGTCAGATGGAATTCTATTATTTACCTTCTGTGGGAGCTGGAAATGTAACTGCTTACAATTTATCTAACGCAAGTAATGTAGCTTACCTCTGGGAAATAACAGAACCTACTCATCCTGCTATGATTAACTTCACACCAGGGAGTACCATTTCTTTTAAAATGAACTCAGATTCGCTGAGAAGGTTCATCGCTTTCACAGATAATCAGTATTTTACCCCAACTTATGTGGGTGAGGTGAACCATCAAAATTTGCATGGTTTGTCGGCAGTAGATATGTTGATCATAACAGCACCAGAGTTTATGAGTGCTGCTCAAAGGTTGGCTGCCCATCATCAGGATGAAGGTTTAACCAGCCATATTGTGACACAGCAGCAAATTTTTAATGAGTTTTCTTCTGGAATGCGTGATCCAGTGGCAATAAGGCATTTCTTGAAAATGTTTTACGACAGAGCTGCTGGAGATCCCAACCTGACTCCAAAGTTCTGTACCATTATTGGAGACTGCAGTTACGATTACAGAAACCGGCTAAGCAGTAATAGTGACTTTGTAATAACCTATGAATCGGAAGAATCTATGTCATCTGCCACTCACGCAACGGATGATTTTTATGTGATTCTTGACGACTCAGAAATGATGAGAGGCACAGATTTAATGGATATGGCCGTAGGAAGGATACCCGTTAGAACGTTGGGTGAGGCAAATGATGTTGTGGATAAGATCATTGCCTACTCTACGATAAATAGCGCAGCCACAGATTGTAACAACTGTGCGGATAATGGAGAAGGGATTTTTGGAGATTGGCGAAACATCGTAGTTATGGTGAGTGATGATGCTGATAATAACGCCTATTTCAATGATGTCGAAAATATGTACGGGATCTTGTCAGGTACACATCCAGACCTTAATATTGAGAAAATACATACAGATGCCTATCAGGAAACGGTTACTCCTGGAGGTGAACGAAATCCAGACGCTACGGAAGCTATACGAACTAAAGTAGAAAGAGGAGCACTCTTGGTGAATTATATTGGGCATGGAGGTGAATTGGGATGGGCGCATGAGGAGATTTTAAATGTACCAACCATTCGGGGATGGACAAACTCTCCGAGACTACCCGTATTTATGACTGCAACGTGCGAGTTTAGTCGCTATGATGACCACGACCGAGTGTCGGCTGGAGAATATGTTGTGCTCAATCGAGATGGAGGAGGGATAGGCCTTTTTACCACTACAAGACTAGTCTTTACCACTTCAAATAGACAATTGGCAAGGGTCTTTTATGATACGGTAGCGGATAAAGTCAACGGAGCTCCTCAATATATTGGTGATATTTATAAAGGAAGTAAGAATAAATTTGCTCTTAACTATGGTAGTTCTGAAGCGAGAAAGTTTACTTATCTGGGAGATCCCGCTGTAAAGTTTGCATTACCGCAACATTTTGTTGTGCTCGATTCAATCAATGGAATAGCATTGTCTAATTTCAACGACACCTTAAAAGCACTAAGTAAGGTAGTGATTGTTGGGCATGTTGAAGATGATCAGGGGAACACGCTTACTAATTTTGATGGATTTGTTTACCCCAAGGTCTACGATAAGATCTCTGAGTTGACTACATTGGGGAATAGCTCTGGATCGTACCCAGCAGATTTTGAGATGTGGAAAAACGTGATCTATAAAGGGAAGGCAAGTGTTAATAATGGCTATTACAGATCTTCCTTCATTATTCCACAGGATATTTCTTATACCTACGGAACAGGTCGCTTCAGTTTGTACGCAGAAGATGGTGAAGAAGATGGTAATGGTTTTGATGAAACGGCTATGATTGGAGGGATTAATGCAAATGCTCCAGCAGATAATGAAGGTCCAAGCATAGCGCTGTTTTTGAATAATGAGAACTTTGTGGATGGAGGAATTACGGATGCAACTCCAGTACTTCTGGCTAAAGTGTTTGACGAAAATGGTGTCAACATGGTTGGAAATGGCATCGGACACAATATTGAGTTTTGGATTGACGATGCCTCTGAGTCGGTCATCTTAAATGATTATTATGAAGCTGATGTGGATACTTATCAAAGTGGTCAGGTGCGGTTTCAGTTGAACGAATTAGATCCAGGAGAGCATACGGTTAGGTTTAAGATTTGGGATGTATATAATAATAGTTCAGAAGAGACGATCTCCTTTACTGTCGTAGAAGAAGCGGAGGTGGCAATTGAGCATTTATTGAATTACCCCAACCCGTTCACTACAAGTACTGAATTTAGCTTTGAACACAATCAGGTATGCGATTATCTCGATGTTCAGATTCAGGTATTTACGATTTCTGGTAAACTGGTTAAATCGATAGAAGAACGCGTCATTGCTGATGGCTTCAGGGTAAGTGGTATTCATTGGGATGGTAGAGATGAATTTGGCGACAAAATTGGAATTGGTACTTACATATACAAAGTTACTGTGCAAAATGAAGCAGGAGCTCAGGAAGAGAAATATGAGAAACTCTTTGTTTTGAACTAA